The DNA sequence catcctcgagcttatttttgtcccacagggttttttcactcgagcaaggtttttaacgaggcaacagatgaagcgtcaccaccaagtttgagcggcacaagggggagtgttgaaggaaaatcaacttAGTGTGCCTAATTAAACTAGGAGTAGTTTCATGATTGTAacaggagagaatgttctagaatttcTAGTCCTACTCagattagttttccttgtaacattagaacatgtactttgtaatccctatatatagggctcctattctcaatattgaaacacacaattctctcatcaatctctctcaattctatTATTCTTAAATATGTGGCAATTTATCATAACTCAATTTAATGCAGGTAGAATATCGTCATTCCATATACTCCACATGTCATCGTCTCTGACACTCAATCATTGGTGTCGTTCTATATTCAAATAGAGCATGCTCCCTACTGTAGCTATACCGTTGAAGGAACTCCTCCACACTTCTTCACAATATCCTCTCCGATTTCTATCAAATGTTGATAGCGTTGCTCCTCTCCTTTCTTAAATGCCTTTTTGATGAACACGCAATCTTTGTGGGGAAGACCTTTTAAGGAGTGCATGTAAACGGGAATCCCAAGTAAAGTAACTGATTTATTTCGTGTTGTTATAATGATTTTACTTCCATTGGCTCCCACATTTAACAAACTTCTAAAATCAATCCATTTTTCTGGTGTTACTCCAACCGATTCCATATCCCAGACATCATCCAACACTAACAAAAACTTTATATCTCTCAAAATATCATGCAACATTCTTTTCATAAGGTCCAAACTTTCATCCTCACATTTTTGTCTAATTGCAGCATTGATAATGCCATGAGCTAATGTTCACTGCAATGCTGGTGGCAAACTCCATGATGAGTctgaaggaaagaaagaagttATTTGAAGGAGGAAACAATATATGCTTTTGTTGATAAAATAGGAAGGAAGTGAAAGTGCGTTTTATAGAAAGTTAGGAGCTTGCTTGCTGTTTCCCTTCGACACTGACCCAAAGAAAATTTGTGAAAAGAATAATGACATAGAGAAATAACAACTGGGCCATAGAAATTAAAAATGGATCAATAATATAGCTCAAAATCAACTTAATTTCCAGTAGGACAAATTTGAACAGTTAAGCAGAGCCATACAAGTAATTTTAAATGACTTAATTGTAAGACTTGATATGAACATCTAATGAATGCATATCAAGTGTAGTAACTATTGTTtcctaaagagaaagtaatctgaGATAATATGAGAAAACCTATTCCATGATATTCGTATTTATATGTGAATCTAATATTTACGATTGGGAATCTAAATGGCTTGGTAACCAAGCAAGAATATATCGGATATATTTTGTTAGATACAGTAATAATGATATTAAGTAACCTGTTATGGGCAGGTATTCATTGCTCTGTACAATATAAATACGAGGTCCCTGTGACCTCTCAAAGCACGCAAGCATATAGTTCTAGCCCCATAGATAGTAGCTTCTAAGTTGAGAGGATCACAGAAGACCTTGTTGCAAGATCGATGGCCTTCTCCACCACTGCTGGTATGATTCATATTCATAACCGATTCTATTATTATCTTGCTATGTTATACTATATATATGATCTTCATCTTGTGTTTATTATTTGTGCAACTTCATGTGTAGTTTATTTTCCgcttacaattggtatcagagctttagTTGCATGATAATAAACCGGATTAGGCTTTTTGCAATATTAAGTTTTGTGttgcaaaattttcaaaaaaaaaaaaaaaaaaatttggaacaGGTCCAAAACCTTTTATggcttgttttttattttattttattaagtcTACTCACAGACCAATTTTTAAGCTGTTTTTTTTCTGGCCCGCGCATACACGCGTACAGCTACCTCAAAATACACCGTTAGTTGCAGAACGCTCTCTCCTCTTCAGTTTCCAGTtttggggttttaggttttgtgagagaaaaatatcaattttttgAGAATTTGATGCTTCTGATTGAAAATTCCTTCAAGTTTCGCAACGGGTATGCCTTGATTTGATTCTATGAAGGTGTATTTGTTTCAATTAACACTTTTTTGCAGCGCAGGAGCGTACTGGTAAGCTTTTTGTTTCAAAAACTTGGAATTTTACATATATGCATAATTCTGATGTTGAATGAGAACCTTAgaagcattcccggcgtgcatcTAGGCTAgtgtagatggtgaccggatggaatttaaattttgttttgcttgatcATGAATTCTTGATTGTATTGTTGAACTTGTCTTGTGATTGAGTgatgggttttgtgtttttcactACTCTGTATCTTATGAATTATGTATGTATGTTGTTATGATTGAATTACTTTTGACAAGATTGTCTCCCTTAAGTGTTCAGTATCTTGTTAATTTGTAATTTGATAACAAACTGATCGTAAAGTTCAATCTTTACAATGCCAAGTTCTAAGTTTTCAGAATAGTTTTATGGTATATGTTGTAGCATCAATTTGCCATTTGATTATTTTGAGAACCATTCAGTTATAGACTTGCAActtgtgtttttttatttttagaatatAATTGTATCTTCAACAGAAGGATTAGACTTTTATCTTCTTGAAATTAAAACAGTGTAATATGAAATTTTAGAAACTATATTTGGTGAACTGATCTTTTCTTCTTGCTAATATGTGTTGAAAGTTCAGGGATATTTTAGCTTCTAATTTTTCAGTTTTACAATTAAGAAATACAATATATTGGATTGTCTTTGTGCCGATAGGTAAAGCCTTCCAATTAAATGTGCATTTTGGGGAACTTTTCTGTTTTCTGTGTGAAATTTTTCACTCGTTTGCTTGTTTGAATTTTCTGTGGATTGCTATGAATTTTGcattcaagttttttttttttcaaacaaagcctttaaaattttgaacagaaaactgaaatttttctttcttttccttgttttcaGCTATGAACTCAGGTTATTCTCTGCACAACATTGAGCCTCTTAATGGCTCAAATTTTAAAATATGGAAAGAGCGTATTGAGCTTTATCTTGGCCTCCAAGGACTTGATGTGTGTTTGAGGGAGCCTCAACCTGTTTTGAATGATACTAGTCCTGAGGTGATAATTGTGAAACACAGGGAGTGGCATAGGACCAATAGAATGGCCAAACTAATTATGAAACAAACGATGTCACCTGTGGTGAGGGGTAGTGTTGCTGAACCTGATACGGCTTTGGGATTTATGACCGCTATTGGCCTGAAGTTTAAGGAGAATGAGAAAGCAGAGATTTCAGCCTTACTAGATCAGCTTTTAGGCATGAAGTTTGACACCTCAGAGAGTGTTAGGGAGCATATAATGAAAATTATTCACATAACCACTAGACTTGGTGAATTGGAGATTGCATTCTCTGATGCCTTCATTGTTCACTTGGCCCTGATCCGTCTTCCTCCTAGTTTTGGCCCATTGAAGACTGCATATTTTTCACAGAAGGAAAAATGGGACTTGAATGAGCTTATAGCAATTTGTGTGCAGGAAGAAGAGCTAATTAAGAGCCATAGGACTATGTCTGTGAATCTAGTTAACAAGCAGAAATGGAAGGGTAAGGGCAAAGCTGTAGCGTCTGGTGCTGCAAATTCTGGTGAGGGCACAAGCGGGACTAAGCCATATCAATTTGGTCCTAAGAAGGGCATCAATAAGGGCAAGAAACCTGGGACATTTAAGTGTTTTTTCTGCAAGAAGGAAGGGCACATTAAAAAGAACTGTAAGGGTTTTAAAGATTGGCTGGTGAAAAAGGGTAGGTCTTGGTTTTCAGTGTTTTCTATTGAAGTAAATTTAGTAAATTTTTCCCCTAGTTCCTGGTTTCTTGACACAGGCTCACCCATACATATTGCAAATAATTTGCAGGGCTTCATAACAAGGAGGGCACCAAGGAAAAATGAAGTCAACATCTCTGTGGGAAATGGAATTGGAGTAGCAGTTAAAGCTATAGGGACAGTTAGGCTAGTATTAGGCTCTGGAGCCATTTTTGATTAAGAGAATGTTTTTTATATCCCTTCTATGAAGAGGAATCTTATTTCAGTTTCATGTTTAGTCAAGAAAAGATGTACTTTTTTCATCGACTTATCAGGAATAAAAGtttctttttgttcaaaatCTCTTGCCTTTGCTCCTTTCATTAATGATTATTGGTTGCTTGATTGCTCTCTGCCTAaagatgtgatgttgattgaaaATGGTGAATCAGACTTGagtaagaaaagaaagtttagtGAAaattctgcatttttatggcatagaaggctTGCTCATATTTCCAAAGAGAGATTGCAGAgaatggaaaaagaaaacctACTGCCTAAGCTTGATTGGTCAGATTTTGATACCTGCATAGAATGTGTCAAGGGGAAATTTACTAAATCTAGGAATAAAACTTCAAATAGAAACACTGAACC is a window from the Rosa chinensis cultivar Old Blush chromosome 2, RchiOBHm-V2, whole genome shotgun sequence genome containing:
- the LOC121051218 gene encoding uncharacterized protein LOC121051218, with the protein product MNSGYSLHNIEPLNGSNFKIWKERIELYLGLQGLDVCLREPQPVLNDTSPEVIIVKHREWHRTNRMAKLIMKQTMSPVVRGSVAEPDTALGFMTAIGLKFKENEKAEISALLDQLLGMKFDTSESVREHIMKIIHITTRLGELEIAFSDAFIVHLALIRLPPSFGPLKTAYFSQKEKWDLNELIAICVQEEENGRVRAKL